A genome region from Bacilli bacterium PM5-9 includes the following:
- a CDS encoding hypoxanthine phosphoribosyltransferase (product_source=KO:K00760; cath_funfam=3.40.50.2020; cog=COG0634; ko=KO:K00760; pfam=PF00156; smart=SM00740; superfamily=53271; tigrfam=TIGR01203), giving the protein MHNDVKKILINEEQIINRTKEIAMEINNDYKGERITLVGLLSGSVPFLAELMKHIKVDCEIDFMDVSSYRGTQSTGEVRILKDLTKPIDSTNVIIVEDIIDTGKTLKVVKEILENRGTKSLKIATLLDKPEGRVVECSADYIGFTIPNEFVIGFGLDYDELYRNLPYVGVLREECYM; this is encoded by the coding sequence ATGCATAATGATGTAAAAAAAATATTAATTAATGAAGAACAAATTATTAATCGAACAAAGGAAATTGCTATGGAGATTAATAATGATTACAAAGGTGAAAGAATTACACTTGTAGGATTACTAAGTGGTAGTGTTCCATTCCTTGCTGAATTGATGAAACATATTAAAGTTGATTGTGAAATTGATTTTATGGATGTTAGTAGCTATCGTGGAACTCAAAGTACAGGTGAAGTTAGAATTTTAAAAGATTTAACTAAACCAATCGATAGCACAAATGTTATTATTGTTGAAGATATCATTGATACAGGAAAAACATTGAAAGTTGTAAAAGAAATCTTAGAGAATAGAGGTACAAAATCTTTAAAAATTGCTACATTATTAGATAAACCTGAGGGTAGAGTTGTTGAATGTAGTGCAGATTATATTGGATTTACTATTCCAAATGAGTTTGTAATTGGGTTTGGACTTGATTATGATGAATTATATCGTAATTTACCATACGTTGGTGTTTTACGAGAAGAATGTTATATGTAA